The following is a genomic window from Aphis gossypii isolate Hap1 chromosome X, ASM2018417v2, whole genome shotgun sequence.
AATATTCAGTACGTATTGTtcggtttaaaattattacattcttttgaaaaaaattatatttgactaATGTGTAATCAAgctgaattataatatcaatgtcTCCATCTTCAAATTGCATAGATCTTTGATTATGCGACAGTTTGGTTCATACTAATTTAATAGACTGTTAAACTTCTGACTTCTATGCATTTGTTGAATAATGTttactatttacattattatttttttttaggcaaGTCAATTCTCTTTTATCTCAACATAAAGCCAGTCCTAATATTCTGATTCCGGAAGAAGGCATGACAGCATTTCATTTAGCTGCAGGGCATGAAAACTTGGCATTCGGAAAAGTAGcgacatcattatttttacataatggtGGTGATCCTAATGTACTTTGTGAAGGAAATCGCACAGTTCTACATATTGCTGTTGCATGGAATCGTTCTCAGGTTGTTAGAATTTTGCTCAGAAGTCCTTACATTATACCAAATCCGTACATAAAAGATGAAGATAATCTCAATGTATTTAACTATGCTGTGAAATTTAGTGCGTGGGAATCACTTGCAACTCTCCAGTCTTACATGAAACAATCAAACTACACGagtaagtacaaaatatagtttttgcaAAGCTAAtgagattaaataattagaaatcattgagattaaattttatgatgtttaatattaattgttgtgtTAAAATGTGTTCTTATGTTTTATCTGTAAAatcatgattatttaattattaaacattttttatcctaggtaatttaaaaaaacaagtcTCTAATTCAATGCAATCAAAacgtattaaagaaaaatattgtaatcccACAAAAgcacaaaatattgaaacatcGATTGGTGCTGAATCGACACTTGATAAATCTAATAGATTACATACAAGTAGTGGATATCTTAATAGCGGTGAAAGTTTAGATAGCATTTCCAAATCGACAACATTTGATTCAGTtggtcaaaaaaataataatatcgatgaATGCATATTAACTTCAACAGCTTATTCTTTTgacgatattttaaataaaaatgtttcatcagATGATCATTTTACTggattacataaaaatgatattccaTCGAAAATTTATTGTGATGGATCCATATTGAGTTCAATCAAATGCGTATCAGATGAATTTGAAAGCATAGAAAACATGAGTTTTCCATCTAGTAATTTATTCAGCGATTCTGAATTGTTTGACCTTGATGTAGTTgaattagaagaaaaaaatatttttaaccagaTAGAAACTACATCTTTAAGTGATTTAAGTGATAGTGACTTGATGTCAGATATATCTGGATTATCTAGTTGTTTGAGTTctgatgatttttttacatgtCCAGATACAAATTCTGAACGAAAAATTCTAAGTAGTAATACTTATAAGACTGACATTGAATTGGAAGATATTACAAAAAGCTTATCAATGACAAGTATTTATGACTCAATAaggtactatattaattttattatctaatattatttttagagctGTAAATTTGTAGGACATGgcacattatatttaacttagtGTAAAACATAACTTCTTTAACACACATTTTGAATGATTCAAACAGagtaataaacatattgattttattatgatgcgttactcataattattaattagttcttACTGAAACGCTGCTTACatcaacatattataggtacaatttttttttctattaaatatttgacagaatttaattttttctaaagaaTAATGATgctagttattttattgtgattaaagtatattcaccagggcttaaaatattaacatatacatgtattagtatattattttta
Proteins encoded in this region:
- the LOC114127010 gene encoding uncharacterized protein LOC114127010, with protein sequence MAKAIMNDEWKTLYLARALYDAVEDCNIQQVNSLLSQHKASPNILIPEEGMTAFHLAAGHENLAFGKVATSLFLHNGGDPNVLCEGNRTVLHIAVAWNRSQVVRILLRSPYIIPNPYIKDEDNLNVFNYAVKFSAWESLATLQSYMKQSNYTSNLKKQVSNSMQSKRIKEKYCNPTKAQNIETSIGAESTLDKSNRLHTSSGYLNSGESLDSISKSTTFDSVGQKNNNIDECILTSTAYSFDDILNKNVSSDDHFTGLHKNDIPSKIYCDGSILSSIKCVSDEFESIENMSFPSSNLFSDSELFDLDVVELEEKNIFNQIETTSLSDLSDSDLMSDISGLSSCLSSDDFFTCPDTNSERKILSSNTYKTDIELEDITKSLSMTSIYDSISNSICAAELKNLEVSNIINSLNECSSSLNEIAEYDTDYVRESLREYGYPPGPIVASTKQVYVKKLNQILHGQTKQKRNDEPINNSSGSYSMQLTKVLTDDKYNSWKKTLKSWSILEDSIVCAKSGSSFTYLLLDPRITNNLPARADQMNPIEIWQTFIKSIFYIGKGTKSRPNDHMNEAFNSWVGNKNQDKSRKTEYILNLWKEKLGVVCVQAFHHLMIKEAHIREAAMIDAIGLDKLTNEKRGTYYDITTRWLSSDRCKLGCHLLYRAMLVFLADGERQLRPVDLT